From Penaeus vannamei isolate JL-2024 chromosome 37, ASM4276789v1, whole genome shotgun sequence, one genomic window encodes:
- the LOC113824559 gene encoding sushi, von Willebrand factor type A, EGF and pentraxin domain-containing protein 1 isoform X2 — MDIPGYQYCQSLHSSLDILPEGEFSVNPSERQTKAKYAVCKHQGILDCWSAPESPRKHTTLSWNNSMDYETPAIYQCDEGYYFKGATARRKKTVWCNGQFSNWYPPVASCVIVGCHKDPPDTPKSLTRTLSENYKSDNGTVTYTCPARMVTLKNATNQTVTCRKLRTRYRFSPLRVSDCPACAGKPEVANAWTTWDNETMYEVGSAVVAMCRRDHYVRWRERKQKVQCTESGWQEVPGCVLMRSCDGELPDSDLEPVLSHEFPREGTWATYVCPPTMGSSEDGAEEEVIRCTETPEGMQLLPEVTHPCWRCMAEPTIPNAQTDWQGSVHYLVNSSVTATCSPGRFHAEGKSRLVTCLSTGWEAADGCEPGCSSEPPEGEGDVTREEFTDRRVGARVYYHCSSENFFKSFGYRATYKTAVECQEDGEWHLTDAELKCETVVWQEPPSLNGTVSNLPNWSIFLGTTIEYRCLEGLFSVTGAASTNATAILGGWTDFDPDFRCVPACLKEPEVRNAELAWDSEALYLLDAHVTATCNEGHLSDGGEASRVVTCTAYGWEAISGCYVACTAAPPPAGENMVMGQYNFTGVGASVQYECAQDFYVKRQGEPVSNTSAVCGEDLTWHLSHGSLDCDMPLWIDPPPPLEGVTLQGLQPPFYAGLSYNMTCAEGLSSATGVAFTTVVIASEGWVYQDPDFFCAPACLSEPHVQNAIADWNTTAIYLEGTFVSATCDPGHLAEGDAASLLLSCTNSSWEAVAAASGCHKACVAEPPPPGDRMLRRNHSWSGVGASVLYECLPGYFLRQDGNLTNSTLVVCGSDQSWQLTDEVLTCDTPILSLPDAPLGTDMHVPPGLLWPGTPINCTCQDGLFGVTGANWTAMTATPDGWTLRDPGFFCANACLGEPLVENAVADWSEDAVYVESVAINVTCTDGHFAPGDVPTQVVTCRGDGWEEAERCYAACTAEPPAAGKNVLPRRYSHAVGAFFRYRCAQGFFLRQPGELKTYSIAICGQDRRWWITERSLTCDTPVSTPPPPVPEGAQLQLPAPPFWPGMAVNYTCEDGFVGSTGAAFAVMTVSQQGWRLQDPAFACIPGTYDPPPRPPYGAITDAPAPPYPVGTIVIYRCENGTTFAGGRKVSRVELTEGGWSRLDEDFLCYSRELGGVCLLGGGRGRGDRF, encoded by the exons ATGGATATCCCTGGCTACCAATACTGCCAAAGCTTACACAGCTCTCTGGACATTCTTCCTGAGGGTGAATTTAGCGTGAACCCATCTGAGCGCCAAACTAAAGCGAAATATGCCGTTTGCAAACATCAGGGGATTCTGG ACTGCTGGAGCGCACCGGAGTCTCCCAGAAAACACACGACTCTGTCCTGGAACAACAGCATGGACTACGAAACCCCAGCCATATACCA GTGTGACGAGGGTTATTACTTTAAAGGTGCTACagcgagaagaaaaaagactGTATGGTGCAATGGTCAATTCAGCAATTGGTACCCACCGGTTGCATCCTGTGTGATCGTAG GCTGTCACAAGGATCCGCCCGACACCCCGAAGTCATTGACAAGAACCCTGAGCGAAAACTACAAAAGCGATAATGGTACTGTGACGTATACCTGTCCAGCTCGCATGGTTACCCTGAAAAATGCTACCAACCAGACGGTTACATGCAGAAAGTTAAGGACAAGATACAGGTTTTCACCTCTTCGCGTCTCCGACTGTCCAG CATGCGCGGGGAAGCCGGAAGTGGCCAATGCCTGGACAACCTGGGACAACGAGACCATGTACGAAGTCGGGAGTGCCGTGGTCGCCATGTGCCGCCGCGACCATTACGTGCGATGGAGAGAGCGAAAGCAGAAAGTCCAGTGCACGGAGTCCGGATGGCAGGAAGTACCCGGATGTGTCCTCATGAGGA GCTGCGACGGAGAGCTTCCCGACAGCGACCTCGAACCGGTCCTGAGCCACGAGTTCCCGAGGGAGGGGACGTGGGCCACCTACGTCTGCCCGCCGACGATGGGGTCGAGCGAGGacggggccgaggaggaggtcatcAGGTGCACGGAGACCCCAGAGGGAATGCAGCTGCTCCCCGAGGTCACTCATCCCTGCTGGA GGTGCATGGCCGAGCCGACGATCCCCAACGCCCAAACGGACTGGCAGGGCTCCGTCCACTACCTCGTGAACTCCAGCGTCACCGCCACGTGCTCGCCTGGCCGCTTCCACGCCGAAGGGAAGAGCCGGCTGGTGACGTGCCTCTCGACCGGCTGGGAGGCTGCGGACGGGTGCGAGCCGGGCTGTTCCTCCGAGCCTCCTGAGGGCGAGGGGGACGTGACACGGGAGGAGTTCACGGACAGACGCGTCGGCGCCAGAGTCTACTATCACTGCTCGTCAGAGAATTTCTTCAAGTCATTtggg TACCGGGCCACCTACAAGACCGCCGTCGAGTGCCAGGAGGACGGGGAGTGGCACCTCACAGACGCGGAACTCAAGTGCGAGACAG TTGTGTGGCAAGAACCGCCCTCCCTCAACGGCACCGTCAGCAACCTGCCCAACTGGAGCATCTTCCTGGGGACGACCATCGAGTACCGGTGCCTCGAGGGGCTGTTCAGCGTGACGGGCGCCGCGTCCACCAACGCCACCGCGATCCTGGGCGGCTGGACGGACTTCGATCCCGATTTCCGTTGTGTTCCCG CGTGTCTGAAAGAGCCCGAGGTGAGGAACGCTGAGCTGGCCTGGGACAGCGAAGCCCTCTACCTGCTCGACGCGCACGTCACTGCGACCTGCAACGAAGGCCACCTTAGCGACGGCGGAGAGGCCAGCCGGGTCGTGACCTGCACCGCCTACGGGTGGGAGGCGATCAGTGGGTGCTACGTGGCGTGCACGGCGGCCCCTCCACCGGCTGGCGAGAACATGGTCATGGGGCAATACAACTTCACTGGCGTTGGCGCCTCCGTGCAGTACGAGTGCGCGCAAGACTTCTACGTGAAGAGACAAGGC GAGCCGGTGAGCAACACCTCCGCGGTCTGTGGCGAAGACTTGACATGGCATCTCTCGCACGGATCCCTGGACTGCGACATGC ctCTGTGGATCGACCCCCCACCTCCGCTCGAGGGAGTCACCCTGCAGGGCCTACAGCCGCCCTTCTACGCAGGCCTCTCCTACAACATGACGTGCGCCGAGGGCCTCTCCAGCGCCACGGGCGTCGCCTTCACCACAGTCGTAATCGCCTCTGAAGGATGGGTGTATCAGGACCCAGACTTCTTTTGCGCTCCTG CGTGCCTCTCAGAACCGCACGTGCAAAACGCCATAGCGGACTGGAATACGACAGCCATTTACCTTGAGGGCACCTTCGTCAGCGCCACCTGCGACCCGGGCCACCTTGCCGAGGGCGACGCcgccagcctcctcctcagctgcACCAATTCCAGCTGGGAGGCGGTCGCGGCGGCGAGCGGCTGCCACAAGGCCTGCGTGGCCGAGCCTCCTCCGCCGGGCGACCGCATGCTCAGGAGGAACCACAGCTGGAGCGGCGTCGGCGCCAGCGTGCTCTACGAGTGCCTGCCGGGCTACTTCCTCAGGCAGGACGGG AATCTGACCAACTCAACACTCGTCGTGTGCGGAAGCGACCAGTCGTGGCAGCTCACGGACGAAGTCCTCACTTGCGACACTC CCATTCTGAGCCTCCCCGACGCGCCCCTGGGCACGGATATGCACGTCCCGCCTGGCCTCCTCTGGCCCGGCACGCCCATCAACTGCACGTGCCAGGACGGCCTCTTCGGGGTCACGGGCGCCAACTGGACCGCCATGACCGCCACGCCCGACGGCTGGACGCTGCGGGACCCCGGCTTCTTTTGCGCCAACG CCTGTCTCGGGGAGCCGCTGGTGGAGAACGCCGTGGCAGACTGGAGCGAGGACGCCGTCTACGTGGAGAGCGTCGCGATCAACGTCACCTGCACCGACGGGCACTTCGCTCCGGGCGACGTCCCCACGCAGGTCGTGACGTGCCGCGGCGACGGCTGGGAGGAAGCGGAGAGGTGCTACGCGGCGTGCACGGCGGAGCCTCCTGCGGCAGGGAAGAACGTGCTCCCCAGGAGGTACTCGCACGCAGTGGGCGCCTTCTTCCGCTACAGATGCGCGCAGGGGTTCTTCCTGAGGCAGCCCGGG GAACTGAAGACCTACAGCATCGCCATCTGTGGACAAGACCGGAGGTGGTGGATTACGGAAAGATCGCTCACCTGTGACACTC CCGTctcgacgccgccgccgcccgtccCGGAGGGCGCCCAGCTGCAGCTCCCGGCGCCGCCCTTCTGGCCGGGCATGGCGGTCAACTACACGTGCGAGGACGGCTTCGTGGGCAGCACGGGCGCCGCCTTCGCCGTCATGACGGTCTCGCAGCAGGGCTGGCGCCTGCAGGACCCCGCCTTCGCATGCATCCCGG GCACCTACGACCCCCCTCCACGACCCCCCTACGGCGCCATCACcgacgcccccgcccccccttaccCCGTGGGCACGATCGTCATCTACAGGTGCGAGAACGGGACGACCTTCGCGGGCGGCCGGAAGGTGTCCCGGGTCGAGCTCACCGAGGGCGGCTGGTCGAGGCTGGACGAAGACTTCCTCTGCTATTCACGTGAGTTGGGCGGGGTTTGCCTCCTCGGCGGTGGTCGAGGGCGGGGCGATCGGttctga
- the LOC113824559 gene encoding sushi, von Willebrand factor type A, EGF and pentraxin domain-containing protein 1 isoform X1, translating to MDIPGYQYCQSLHSSLDILPEGEFSVNPSERQTKAKYAVCKHQGILDCWSAPESPRKHTTLSWNNSMDYETPAIYQCDEGYYFKGATARRKKTVWCNGQFSNWYPPVASCVIVGCHKDPPDTPKSLTRTLSENYKSDNGTVTYTCPARMVTLKNATNQTVTCRKLRTRYRFSPLRVSDCPACAGKPEVANAWTTWDNETMYEVGSAVVAMCRRDHYVRWRERKQKVQCTESGWQEVPGCVLMRSCDGELPDSDLEPVLSHEFPREGTWATYVCPPTMGSSEDGAEEEVIRCTETPEGMQLLPEVTHPCWRCMAEPTIPNAQTDWQGSVHYLVNSSVTATCSPGRFHAEGKSRLVTCLSTGWEAADGCEPGCSSEPPEGEGDVTREEFTDRRVGARVYYHCSSENFFKSFGYRATYKTAVECQEDGEWHLTDAELKCETVVWQEPPSLNGTVSNLPNWSIFLGTTIEYRCLEGLFSVTGAASTNATAILGGWTDFDPDFRCVPACLKEPEVRNAELAWDSEALYLLDAHVTATCNEGHLSDGGEASRVVTCTAYGWEAISGCYVACTAAPPPAGENMVMGQYNFTGVGASVQYECAQDFYVKRQGEPVSNTSAVCGEDLTWHLSHGSLDCDMPLWIDPPPPLEGVTLQGLQPPFYAGLSYNMTCAEGLSSATGVAFTTVVIASEGWVYQDPDFFCAPACLSEPHVQNAIADWNTTAIYLEGTFVSATCDPGHLAEGDAASLLLSCTNSSWEAVAAASGCHKACVAEPPPPGDRMLRRNHSWSGVGASVLYECLPGYFLRQDGNLTNSTLVVCGSDQSWQLTDEVLTCDTPILSLPDAPLGTDMHVPPGLLWPGTPINCTCQDGLFGVTGANWTAMTATPDGWTLRDPGFFCANGEHFRVLYSLLLGVFFVRQVGTGIFVVFLVFCFPAACLGEPLVENAVADWSEDAVYVESVAINVTCTDGHFAPGDVPTQVVTCRGDGWEEAERCYAACTAEPPAAGKNVLPRRYSHAVGAFFRYRCAQGFFLRQPGELKTYSIAICGQDRRWWITERSLTCDTPVSTPPPPVPEGAQLQLPAPPFWPGMAVNYTCEDGFVGSTGAAFAVMTVSQQGWRLQDPAFACIPGTYDPPPRPPYGAITDAPAPPYPVGTIVIYRCENGTTFAGGRKVSRVELTEGGWSRLDEDFLCYSRELGGVCLLGGGRGRGDRF from the exons ATGGATATCCCTGGCTACCAATACTGCCAAAGCTTACACAGCTCTCTGGACATTCTTCCTGAGGGTGAATTTAGCGTGAACCCATCTGAGCGCCAAACTAAAGCGAAATATGCCGTTTGCAAACATCAGGGGATTCTGG ACTGCTGGAGCGCACCGGAGTCTCCCAGAAAACACACGACTCTGTCCTGGAACAACAGCATGGACTACGAAACCCCAGCCATATACCA GTGTGACGAGGGTTATTACTTTAAAGGTGCTACagcgagaagaaaaaagactGTATGGTGCAATGGTCAATTCAGCAATTGGTACCCACCGGTTGCATCCTGTGTGATCGTAG GCTGTCACAAGGATCCGCCCGACACCCCGAAGTCATTGACAAGAACCCTGAGCGAAAACTACAAAAGCGATAATGGTACTGTGACGTATACCTGTCCAGCTCGCATGGTTACCCTGAAAAATGCTACCAACCAGACGGTTACATGCAGAAAGTTAAGGACAAGATACAGGTTTTCACCTCTTCGCGTCTCCGACTGTCCAG CATGCGCGGGGAAGCCGGAAGTGGCCAATGCCTGGACAACCTGGGACAACGAGACCATGTACGAAGTCGGGAGTGCCGTGGTCGCCATGTGCCGCCGCGACCATTACGTGCGATGGAGAGAGCGAAAGCAGAAAGTCCAGTGCACGGAGTCCGGATGGCAGGAAGTACCCGGATGTGTCCTCATGAGGA GCTGCGACGGAGAGCTTCCCGACAGCGACCTCGAACCGGTCCTGAGCCACGAGTTCCCGAGGGAGGGGACGTGGGCCACCTACGTCTGCCCGCCGACGATGGGGTCGAGCGAGGacggggccgaggaggaggtcatcAGGTGCACGGAGACCCCAGAGGGAATGCAGCTGCTCCCCGAGGTCACTCATCCCTGCTGGA GGTGCATGGCCGAGCCGACGATCCCCAACGCCCAAACGGACTGGCAGGGCTCCGTCCACTACCTCGTGAACTCCAGCGTCACCGCCACGTGCTCGCCTGGCCGCTTCCACGCCGAAGGGAAGAGCCGGCTGGTGACGTGCCTCTCGACCGGCTGGGAGGCTGCGGACGGGTGCGAGCCGGGCTGTTCCTCCGAGCCTCCTGAGGGCGAGGGGGACGTGACACGGGAGGAGTTCACGGACAGACGCGTCGGCGCCAGAGTCTACTATCACTGCTCGTCAGAGAATTTCTTCAAGTCATTtggg TACCGGGCCACCTACAAGACCGCCGTCGAGTGCCAGGAGGACGGGGAGTGGCACCTCACAGACGCGGAACTCAAGTGCGAGACAG TTGTGTGGCAAGAACCGCCCTCCCTCAACGGCACCGTCAGCAACCTGCCCAACTGGAGCATCTTCCTGGGGACGACCATCGAGTACCGGTGCCTCGAGGGGCTGTTCAGCGTGACGGGCGCCGCGTCCACCAACGCCACCGCGATCCTGGGCGGCTGGACGGACTTCGATCCCGATTTCCGTTGTGTTCCCG CGTGTCTGAAAGAGCCCGAGGTGAGGAACGCTGAGCTGGCCTGGGACAGCGAAGCCCTCTACCTGCTCGACGCGCACGTCACTGCGACCTGCAACGAAGGCCACCTTAGCGACGGCGGAGAGGCCAGCCGGGTCGTGACCTGCACCGCCTACGGGTGGGAGGCGATCAGTGGGTGCTACGTGGCGTGCACGGCGGCCCCTCCACCGGCTGGCGAGAACATGGTCATGGGGCAATACAACTTCACTGGCGTTGGCGCCTCCGTGCAGTACGAGTGCGCGCAAGACTTCTACGTGAAGAGACAAGGC GAGCCGGTGAGCAACACCTCCGCGGTCTGTGGCGAAGACTTGACATGGCATCTCTCGCACGGATCCCTGGACTGCGACATGC ctCTGTGGATCGACCCCCCACCTCCGCTCGAGGGAGTCACCCTGCAGGGCCTACAGCCGCCCTTCTACGCAGGCCTCTCCTACAACATGACGTGCGCCGAGGGCCTCTCCAGCGCCACGGGCGTCGCCTTCACCACAGTCGTAATCGCCTCTGAAGGATGGGTGTATCAGGACCCAGACTTCTTTTGCGCTCCTG CGTGCCTCTCAGAACCGCACGTGCAAAACGCCATAGCGGACTGGAATACGACAGCCATTTACCTTGAGGGCACCTTCGTCAGCGCCACCTGCGACCCGGGCCACCTTGCCGAGGGCGACGCcgccagcctcctcctcagctgcACCAATTCCAGCTGGGAGGCGGTCGCGGCGGCGAGCGGCTGCCACAAGGCCTGCGTGGCCGAGCCTCCTCCGCCGGGCGACCGCATGCTCAGGAGGAACCACAGCTGGAGCGGCGTCGGCGCCAGCGTGCTCTACGAGTGCCTGCCGGGCTACTTCCTCAGGCAGGACGGG AATCTGACCAACTCAACACTCGTCGTGTGCGGAAGCGACCAGTCGTGGCAGCTCACGGACGAAGTCCTCACTTGCGACACTC CCATTCTGAGCCTCCCCGACGCGCCCCTGGGCACGGATATGCACGTCCCGCCTGGCCTCCTCTGGCCCGGCACGCCCATCAACTGCACGTGCCAGGACGGCCTCTTCGGGGTCACGGGCGCCAACTGGACCGCCATGACCGCCACGCCCGACGGCTGGACGCTGCGGGACCCCGGCTTCTTTTGCGCCAACGGTGAGCACTTCCGCGTCCTTTACTCCCTTCTGTTGGGTGTCTTCTTCGTCAGACAAGTGGGTACTGGGATATTtgttgtctttcttgtcttttgtttcccCGCAGCCTGTCTCGGGGAGCCGCTGGTGGAGAACGCCGTGGCAGACTGGAGCGAGGACGCCGTCTACGTGGAGAGCGTCGCGATCAACGTCACCTGCACCGACGGGCACTTCGCTCCGGGCGACGTCCCCACGCAGGTCGTGACGTGCCGCGGCGACGGCTGGGAGGAAGCGGAGAGGTGCTACGCGGCGTGCACGGCGGAGCCTCCTGCGGCAGGGAAGAACGTGCTCCCCAGGAGGTACTCGCACGCAGTGGGCGCCTTCTTCCGCTACAGATGCGCGCAGGGGTTCTTCCTGAGGCAGCCCGGG GAACTGAAGACCTACAGCATCGCCATCTGTGGACAAGACCGGAGGTGGTGGATTACGGAAAGATCGCTCACCTGTGACACTC CCGTctcgacgccgccgccgcccgtccCGGAGGGCGCCCAGCTGCAGCTCCCGGCGCCGCCCTTCTGGCCGGGCATGGCGGTCAACTACACGTGCGAGGACGGCTTCGTGGGCAGCACGGGCGCCGCCTTCGCCGTCATGACGGTCTCGCAGCAGGGCTGGCGCCTGCAGGACCCCGCCTTCGCATGCATCCCGG GCACCTACGACCCCCCTCCACGACCCCCCTACGGCGCCATCACcgacgcccccgcccccccttaccCCGTGGGCACGATCGTCATCTACAGGTGCGAGAACGGGACGACCTTCGCGGGCGGCCGGAAGGTGTCCCGGGTCGAGCTCACCGAGGGCGGCTGGTCGAGGCTGGACGAAGACTTCCTCTGCTATTCACGTGAGTTGGGCGGGGTTTGCCTCCTCGGCGGTGGTCGAGGGCGGGGCGATCGGttctga